A genomic window from Fusarium falciforme chromosome 2, complete sequence includes:
- a CDS encoding Inositol hexakisphosphate and diphosphoinositol-pentakisphosphate kinase, whose protein sequence is MSNRPGPKLVSTTVGAVDSPTPPAAPPYSTSPSDDASAADFSSSPRHSHIHAPYLGCGQSLPHHYSQSHPPRSSRILSTSSPLANSSSISAAGTKGHCAEPDTAETHARRASFSVPSHISTSAAAVKNLHSLPLRTRRESMTSDVCVEDLALADSQLALAEDPHQNQNQNQQRNLNRLPTASDSSNSNYTVSSEPSGVINNRLSSSSDPQSRRLSGNSLYSLASARGVLSGSSSAHGSELGTPPRSVPGLLSTGKGTTPSQSEPGISNVTVTTSSTAQQGHSVVGHHHQHHLVPRDLHSQPLDFTKRAIRDNMQNSTSNLRSMPDRSRSRAKRRFSGSTATSSHSPSSDRGPHHREREEVKPARWGVIGVCALDVKARSKPSRNILNRLIANREFDVIVFGDKVILDEEVENWPICDYLISFYSDGFPLDKAIAYVKARKPFCVNDVPMQQILWDRRLCLHLLDKINVRTPKRIEVSRDGGPQILTPEMVKHIKDVSGVSFEPIDRAKVPAPQKVELIEDGDALSVDGAILRKPFVEKPTSGEDHNIIIYFPKSAGGGARKLFRKIGNKSSDYIQDLTIPRAITEPDSSYIYESFMQVDNAEDVKAYTVGPAYCHAETRKSPVVDGVVRRNTHGKELRYVTALDTKEREMASRISTAFGQRVCGFDLLRASGKSYVIDVNGWSFVKDNDDYYDHCSGILKDLFVKEKLRRGGVTPPMPSPAPSDNTDPFTRAANAFKDREQTSLPGTGGVRTSINSMSNATDSQPDDSFRRVPSGTATPLIPDSTLPSKSHSSVATPLIPSVPADLSLSGSSSAPPQTQQSAISDAPSEQPSTAPEPPLPTHSWKLKGIVSVIRHADRTPKQKYKFTFHSEPFIALLKGHQEEVLLIGEAALGSVVQAVDLAYEQNIEDRGKLRALRNVLVKKGSWPGTKVQIKPMFRKKKTEVVPAVEEVPVPEENKEPSPTGQEGEASLEDEPYRSPRRHDSLSGVTMSKFTAAEESLVLDKLQLIVKWGGEPTHSARYQSQELGENMRNDLMLMNRDILDEVHVFSSSERRVTTSAQIWSASFLGKKDVPKDFITIRKDLLDDSNAAKDEMDKVKKKLKGLLRKGNERPAQFAWPDNMPEPSEVQTRVVQLMNFHRRVMQYNYGKLYSGAVTSLNAISNPSTERLSGENSNSSIASSLSHANAVGQIQARWCCGEDAELFRERWEKLFSEFCDGDKVDPSKISELYDTMKFDALHNRQFLEWVYTPPNHMLDEYSASGTSNTPNGANGTKDGKAKSAEDGKSSEDAKVDKNPSPDGSDKVEAGSRSASVKKLFRRRSFLNNLRHFNEEAPPEQYFRLYKGTNQAASKPDARNEPLQELYRLAKVLFDFICPQEYGISDSEKLEIGLLTSLPLLKEIVQDLEEMQASDDAKSFFYFTKESHIYTLLNCIIEGGVETKIKRSTIPELDYLSQICFELYEAEMKTTGEGASPHDEPTFTYSIRITISPGCHVFDPLHVQLDSRHCIGFAPRRSLTPHADWLQVIKTLRAKFNQVKLPKTFLAVNLSDAFTFEELERQGSDNDVLEMKAVPPKDLLTDRQKPDDEDGRKDLATGAGEVIAS, encoded by the exons ATGAGCAACCGACCGGGCCCGAAGCTTGTTAGCACCACCGTCGGCGCCGTGGATAGCCCAACACCACCAGCAGCACCACCATACTCAACTAGCCCCTCCGACGACGCTTCTGCTGCCgacttttcctcttctcctcgccatTCTCACATTCATGCTCCTTATCTTGGTTGTGGCCAATCCCTGCCCCATCACTATAGCCAATCCCATCCTCCCAGGTCCTCTCGCATCCTCTCGACGTCGTCGCCCCTCGCCAATTCGTCCTCCATCTCTGCTGCAGGAACCAAGGGTCACTGTGCCGAGCCGGACACGGCAGAGACCCACGCCCGTCGTGCAAGCTTCTCTGTTCCCTCACACATCTCGACTTCAGCGGCGGCCGTCAAAAACCTTCACTCTCTCCCACTGCGCACCCGCCGCGAGTCCATGACCTCTGACGTCTGCGTTGAGGATCTGGCGCTGGCAGATTCCcagcttgcccttgccgaaGACCCccaccagaaccagaaccagaaccagcAGCGGAACCTGAACCGCCTGCCCACCGCCAGCGACAGCTCCAACTCGAACTACACCGTCTCGTCTGAACCTTCCGGTGTCATCAACAACCGCCTATCTTCCTCATCGGATCCTCAGTCCAGGAGACTCTCAGGAAACTCGCTCTATTCTCTTGCATCTGCCCGAGGCGTCCTCAGCGGCTCTTCGTCTGCTCATGGGTCAGAGCTGGGAACACCACCACGATCTGTACCTGGCCTTCTCTCGACAGGAAAAGGAACAACGCCGTCTCAGTCTGAGCCTGGCATCTCCAACGTGACGGTCACCACCTCGTCCACTGCTCAGCAAGGCCACTCGGTCGTGGGACATCACCATCAGCATCACCTGGTCCCAAGGGATCTCCATTCACAGCCACTTGACTTTACCAAGCGAGCCATCCGCGACAACATGCAGAACAGCACTTCAAATTTGCGCTCCATGCCCGACCGCTCCCGCAGTCGTGCCAAGAGGCGCTTTAGCGGAAGCACTGCGACAAGTAGCCACAGCCCAAGTAGCGATCGGGGTCCCCACCATCGGGAAAGGGAGGAGG TGAAACCGGCTCGATGGGGAGTCATTGGTGTGTGCGCCCTTGACGTCAAGGCGCGGAGCAAGCCCAGCAGGAACATCTTGAACCGGCTGATTGCCAATCGCGAATTTGACGTGATTGTTTTTGGCGACAAGGTGATTCTCGACGAAG AGGTTGAGAATTGGCCCATCTG CGACTACCtcatttctttttattcGGATGGTTTCCCACTCGACAAGGCAATTGCCTATGTCAAGGCTAGAAAGCCCTTTTGTGTTAATGATGTCCCCATGCAGCAGATCCTGTGGGATCGCCGTCTCTGCCTGCACCTgctcgacaagatcaacgTCCGAACACCAAAGCGAATCGAAGTCAGTCGTGATGGCGGTCCCCAGATTCTCACTCCTGAAATGGTCAAGCACATCAAGGATGTTTCAGGTGTTTCCTTTGAGCCAATTGACCGTGCCAAGGTTCCTGCACCTCAGAAAGTCGAGTTGATCGAAGACGGGGATGCTCTGAGCGTGGATGGTGCAATCCTGAGGAAGCCATTCGTCGAGAAACCAACAAGCGGCGAAGATCACAACATTATCATCTACTTCCCAAAGAGCGCTGGTGGAGGTGCTAGGAAGCTTTTCCGAAAGATTGGAAACAAGAGTTCCGACTATATACAAGATCTAACCATTCCCAGAGCAATCACCGAACCCGACAGCAGCTACATCTACGAGAGCTTCATGCAGGTTGACAATGCCGAAGATGTCAAGGCTTACACGGTCGGCCCCGCGTATTGCCATGCCGAGACACGAAAGAGCCCTGTTGTGGATGGTGTCGTACGGAGAAACACGCACGGTAAAGAGCTGCGCTACGTCACGGCTCTGGATACGAAAGAGAGGGAAATGGCCAGTAGGATCTCTACAGCGTTTGGACAGAGAGTTTGTGGCTTCGACTTGCTGCGAGCGTCAGGGAAGAGCTATGTCATCGACGTCAACGGCTGGAGCTTTGTCAAGGACAACGACGACTACTACGACCATTGCTCCGGTATTCTCAAAGACCTCTTTGTTAAGGAAAAGCTCAGGCGTGGAGGTGTCACTCCTCCAATGCCATCGCCTGCTCCGTCAGATAACACCGACCCCTTTACTCGAGCAGCCAATGCATTCAAGGACCGTGAGCAAACAAGTTTGCCTGGCACTGGCGGGGTTAGGACAAGCATAAACTCCATGTCGAACGCTACGGATTCACAGCCCGACGACTCTTTCCGCCGTGTTCCCAGCGGAACTGCTACTCCTCTGATACCAGACAGCACTCTGCCCTCCAAATCCCACAGTTCTGTGGCGACACCACTCATTCCATCGGTCCCTGCTGATCTGAGTTTGTCTGGCAGCTCTTCGGCACCGCCACAGACACAACAAAGTGCCATATCGGATGCTCCATCAGAGCAGCCGAGCACCGCGCCCGAGCCGCCCCTCCCAACACACTCTTGGAAGTTGAAGGGTATAGTCTCCGTGATACGGCACGCGGATCGGACACCCAAGCAAAAGTACAAGTTCACATTCCATTCAGAGCCCTTTATTGCTCTTCTGAAGGGGCACCAGGAAGAGGTTTTGCTCATTGGCGAAGCTGCGTTGGGGAGCGTTGTACAAGCAGTGGATTTGGCATACGAACAAAACATTGAGGATCGTGGCAAACTCCGGGCTCTTCGAAATGTGCTCGTCAAGAAGGGAAGTTGGCCAGGCACCAAGGTCCAGATCAAGCCCATGTTCCGGAAAAAGAAGACGGAGGTGGTACCAGCCGTTGAGGAAGTGCCTGTGCCTGAAGAAAACAAGGAACCCAGTCCTACGGGACAAGAAGGCGAAGCATCGCTGGAGGACGAACCCTACCGGAGCCCAAGGCGGCATGATTCTCTCTCCGGTGTCACAATGTCCAAGTTTACAGCTGCTGAAGAAAGCCTGGTTCTGGACAAGCTACAACTCATTGTCAAATGGGGAGGAGAGCCGACGCACTCGGCCCGATACCAATCCCAAGAACTTGGCGAGAACATGCGCAACGATCTCATGCTCATGAACAGGGACATTCTGGACGAGGTTCACGTGTTCAGCAGCTCCGAGCGGCGCGTGACCACGAGTGCACAGATCTGGTCTGCCTCGTTCCTAGGCAAGAAGGATGTCCCTAAAGACTTCATCACGATCCGCAAGGACCTGCTGGACGACTCGAATGCGGCAAAGGACGAAatggacaaggtcaagaagaagctcaagggcctATTGCGAAAGGGCAACGAACGGCCGGCCCAGTTTGCCTGGCCAGACAACATGCCCGAGCCTTCCGAGGTGCAGACAAGAGTCGTGCAGCTGATGAACTTTCATCGGCGTGTGATGCAGTACAACTACGGCAAATTGTACAGCGGCGCTGTCACATCGCTCAATGCCATCTCAAACCCGAGTACCGAGAGGCTATCGGGTGAAAACTCGAACTCGTCGATCGCGTCGTCGCTCTCACATGCAAATGCGGTCGGCCAGATCCAGGCGCGGTGGTGCTGTGGCGAAGACGCGGAGCTGTTCCGAGAACGCTGGGAAAAGCTCTTTTCAGAGTTCTGCGATGGCGACAAGGTTGACCCGAGCAAGATCTCGGAACTCTACGACACCATGAAGTTCGATGCCCTGCACAACCGTCAGTTCCTCGAATGGGTGTACACACCACCCAACCACATGCTTGACGAGTACTCAGCCTCCGGCACGAGCAACACCCCCAACGGTGCTAATGGCACCAAGGACGGAAAAGCAAAGTCGGCGGAGGATGGTAAGTCCTCGGAAGACGCCAAGGTTGACAAGAACCCATCGCCCGATGGCTCGGACAAGGTGGAGGCGGGAAGCCGGTCTGCCTCGGTTAAGAAGCTCTTCAGAAGACGATCATTCCTTAACAACTTGCGACACTTCAATGAGGAGGCGCCGCCGGAGCAGTACTTCCGGCTTTACAAGGGAACGAACCAGGCCGCGTCCAAACCGGACGCACGCAACGAGCCGCTTCAGGAGCTTTACCGACTAGCCAAGGTCCTGTTCGACTTCATCTGCCCTCAGGAGTATGGCATCTCGGACAGCGAAAAGCTCGAGATTGGCCTGCTGACGTCGCTGCCCCTGCTCAAGGAGATCGTTCAGGACCTTGAGGAGATGCAGGCGTCGGACGACGCCAAGTCCTTCTTCTACTTCACCAAGGAATCCCACATCTATACGCTGCTCAACTGCATCATCGAGGGAGGTGTCGAGACTAAAATCAAGCGCAGCACCATCCCTGAGCTTGACTACCTGTCACAGATCTGCTTCGAGCTCTACGAGGCAGAAATGAAGACAACGGGCGAGGGGGCGTCACCTCATGACGAGCCCACCTTCACGTACAGCATCCGAATTACCATTAGCCCGGGCTGCCACGTCTTTGACCCCCTGCACGTGCAGCTTGACAGCCGACATTGCATTGGCTTTGCCCCCAGGCGAAGCTTGACACCCCACGCCGACTGGTTGCAGGTCATCAAGACCTTGCGAGCCAAGTTCAATCA GGTCAAGTTACCAAAGACGTTCCTGGCGGTGAATCTGTCGGATGCCTTCACATTTGAAGAGCTAGAACGGCAAGGGAGCGACAACGATGTGCTGGAGATGAAGGCTGTGCCGCCCAAGGATCTCCTGACTGATAGGCAAAAGccagacgatgaggatggtaGGAAGGATCTCGCAACCGGGGCCGGCGAGGTGATTGCCTCCTAG